The genomic region AGCTTGCTGCCCCCGTCACGGACGGGCTGGCCGTAGGCCAGAGAGGCAGAACAATAACCCGGACATGGGGGAATACTACTCCACGATCGGAGGGCCGCTGCTTCGACCGAGGCCGGCATTCGACGCTCGCGTCCGTCGGTGCGATCCTGTCCATGACGGGCATCGGGCGTTGGGCTTTCGCGCGAAGTAGACGTCCGGCGTCAACGGCAAATTCAGCCGATGTATCGACGTTTGACGCCCCGCCTGGCCGGCAAACGTCGCCGTCATATAGAATGATGCGCTTTGCCCGTACGCCCATGTGGTTCAAGAATCTTCAGCTTCATCGTCTTCCGGCCCCCTGGGCCGTTACTCCCGACCAGATGGAAGCCTGGCTGGCGCCCTATGCGTTTCAGCCGTGCAACAGCATCGAGATGCAGCGCTTCGGATGGGCGTCGCCGCGTGACGACGGCGCGCTTGTGTATTCGAACAACCGGCAGATGCTGCTGGTGTTTCGTTCGGAAAAGAAGCTGCTCCCGGCGTCGGTCATCAATCAGGTGACCAAGGCCCGGGCGCTCGAGGTCGAGGAGCAACAGGGCTTCAAGGTCGGACGAAAGCAGCTGCGCGAACTCAAGGAGCAGATCACCGACGAACTGCTGCCGCGCGCGTTCAGCATTCGCCGCGATACTCGCGTGTGGATCGATACGGTGAACGGCTGGCTCGTCATCGATGCGGCTTCACAGGCGCTCGCCGACGAGATTCGCGGCCTGCTCGTCAAATCGATCGACCAGTTGCCGCTCGCCGGCGTTCAAGTGGCGCATTCGCCGGTTGCCGCGATGACGGACTGGCTGCTGTCCGGCGAGGCGCCGGGCGGATTCACCGTGGACCAGGACGCCGAGTTGCGTTCGAGCGGCGAAGGCGGCGCCACGGTGCGATACGTCGGCCACGCGCTGGAAGCGAACGACATGCGCCGACACATCGAGGCCGGCAAGCAATGCATGCGCCTCGCGATGACCTGGAACGACCGGATCTCCTTCGTGCTGACGCCGTCGCTGACGATCAAGCGCGTGTCGCCGCTCGACGTGATCAAGGAGGCGGCGGATCCCACCGCGCAGAACGACGATGAGCGCTTCGATTCGGACGTCACGCTGATGACGGGTGAATTGGCGCGGATGCTGGCCGATCTCGTCGAAAGCCTGGGGGGTGAACAGCAGCACGACTCGATTCAAAAGGCAGCCGCCTGAACACCGTCGGTTGTCGCGGATCCTGGCTGCTTTGCCGCAATCGCTCCGCCACGCATTCGTCTGCCGATTCGCCTGCCGGCCCCATGCGCGCATCCGGCTGATGGCTCAGGGGATGAGCCGGGCCGAACGGTCCGTCGATCCGGCACACACTTGCACGATCTGCGCCCCGGCAGCGTCGTCGAGCATCGACGACGCCAGCAGCGCGCGCGTGTAAGGGTGTGACGGCGAATTGAGCACCTGCAGCGTGTCGCCTTCTTCGACGATGCGCCCCGCCTGCATCACGATCACGCGGTGCGCCATCGCGCGCATCACGGCCAGATCGTGCGTGATGAACAGGTAGCTGAGCCGATACCGGGCCTGCAGGCTCGTCAGCAACGCCAGCACCTGCTTCTGGATCGATACGTCGAGGGCGCTGGTCGGCTCGTCGAGCACGAGCAGTTCGGGCTCCACCGCCAGCGCCCGCGCGATTGCGATCCGCTGCCGCTGCCCGCCGGAGAACTCGTGCGGATAACGCAGCATCGTGTCGGCCGGCAGCCCGACTTCCTCCAGCAACGCCGCGACGCGCGCGCGGCGCGCGGCCCCCGCCAGTTCCGGCCGATGCAGCGCGAGCCCTTCGCCGACGATCTGCTCGATCGTCATGCGCGGCGCCAGCGAACCGAACGGATCCTGAAACACCACCTGCAGCCGCCCGTATAGCGCGCGGCGCTCCGCTTTCGCGCGCAGCGCCGCAAGCGGCAGCCCGTCGATCTCGATCTCGCCCGACGCAGGCCGCTGCAGGCCGAGCACCGCCGACGCGAGCGTCGATTTCCCCGAGCCCGACTCGCCGACGATCCCGACCGTCTCGCCACGACGCAAGCTCAGTTGCGCGTCGTGCACCGCACGGAATGCGGTCTGCCCGAATACCGCGCGCCAGCCTTTCGCGGTGGTCCGGTAGTCGACCGCGAGCGCGCGCACGTCAAGGATCGTTCGCGCGTCGGCCGCGACCGGCTCGATCGCGCGGCGCGGCGCACTGTCGAGCAGCCGGCGCGTATAGGGATGCCGCGGCGCGTCGAACAGCGCCCCGGTTTCGTTTGCCTCGACGAGCACGCCGTGCTCCATCACCGCCACGCGCTGCGCGAAGCGCCGCACGAGGTTCAGGTCGTGCGTGATCAACAGCACGGCCATCCCGCGCGCGGCGGCCTCCTGCTCCTGCAGGTCGAGCAACAGGTCGACGATCTGCTGGCGCACGGTCACGTCGAGCGCGGTGGTCGGCTCGTCCGCGAGCAGCAGCCGCGGCCGGCACGCGAGTGCCATCGCGATCATCGCGCGCTGCCGCTGGCCGCCCGACAACTGGTGCGGAAAGCTGTCGATGCGGCGCTCCGGCTCCGGAATCCCGGTGCGCCGCAGCAGCTCAATACCGCGCGTCCGCGCCGCGCCCGGCCTCAGCCCCTCGTGCAGCCGCAGGCTCTCGGCGATCTGCTTGCCGATCGTATACAGCGGATTGAGCGCCGTCATCGGCTCCTGGAACACCATCGCGATGTCCGCGCCGCGGATGCCGCGCATCTGCCGCTCGCTCTTCGTCAGCAGATCCTCACCGTCGAACAGCACGCGCCCCGACAAGCTTGCCTGCCGCACCAACCGCATGATCGACAGCGCGGTCACGCTCTTGCCCGAGCCCGACTCACCGACGAGCGCGACCCGCTCACCGCGTTCGACCGACAGGCTCAGCTCGCGCACGACCGTCCGGTCGCCGAATCGGGCGGAGAAGCCATCCATTTCCAGCAACGGGTTCGTCATCACCGGCCTCCGCCAAATGCCGAGCCACGCGTGCGTGCATCGAGCGCGTTGCGCAGTGCGTCGCCGATGAAGGTCAGCAGCAGCAGCGTGACGACCAGCGCCGCGAAAGCCGATACAGAAATCCACCACGCGTCGAGATTGTTCTTGCCTTGCTTGAGCAGCTCGCCGAGGCTCGGTGTCGGCGGCGGCACGCCGAGCCCCAGGAAGTCGAGGCTCGTCAGCGACAGGATCGCCGCGCTCATCCGGAACGGCAGGAACGTGATCACCGGCGTCAGGCTGTTCGGCAGCACGTGCCTCCAGATGATCTGTGCGTTCGACAGCCCCATCGTGCGTGCCGCTTTCACGTAGTCGAGCGCTCGGTTGCGCAGGAATTCGGCCCGGACGTAGTCGGACAGCACGAGCCAGCCGAACATCGACAGCAGCACGAACAGCAGCCACAGCGACGGCGTGAAGATCGACGCGAAGATGATCAGCAGGTACAGGTCGGGCAGCGCGCTCCAGATCTCGATCAGACGCTGGCCGATCAGGTCGGTGCGCCCGCCGTAGAAACCCTGCACCGCCCCCGCGAGCACGCCGATCAGCATGCCCGACGCGGTCAACGCGAACGCCATCAGCACCGACAGCCGGAACCCGTACAGCAGCCGCGCGAGCACGTCGCGCCCGAACTGGTCGGTGCCGAGCCAGTTGCTTGAGGACGGTGGCGCCGGATACGGCCGCGAAGCGAAATAGTCGATTGTGTCGTAGCGGTATCGGTTCGGCGGGAAGATCGCGAAGTTGCCGCGCGCGTCGAGGTTCGCGCGAATGGCAGGGTCGAGATAGTTCGTCTTCGCGGGAAAATCGCCGCCAAAGCGCGTTTCCGGATAGTCCTTCACGATCGGGAACGCGTAGTGCCCGTCATACCGCAGCACGAGCGGACGGTCGTTCGACAGCACGTCGGCGAACAGGCTGATCGCGAACAGCGCGACGAAGATCACGAAACTCCAGTAGCCGAGCGGCTGCGCGCGAAAACGCAACCACGTGCGCCGCCACGGCGACGGCGATTGGCCGGCGCGGTCGCGCTCAGCGGTCCAGGCTGTTGAACTGGATACGGGGGTCGACGAGGACATAGCAGATATCCGCGATGAGTTTGGTCAGAAGACCGATGAGCGTGAACAGGAACAGCGAGCCGAGCACGACCGGATAGTCGCGGCGGATCACCGAGTCGTATGACAGTTGCCCCATGCCGTCGAGCGAGAACAGTGTCTCGATCAGCAGGTTGCCGTTCAGGAAGGCGCCGACGAACGCGGCAGGCAGCCCGGTCAGCAGCGGGATCGCCGCGTTGCGCAGCACGTGCTTCCACAGCACGTCGCGCTCGGGCACGCCTTTCGCGCGGGCGGTCAGCACGTACTGCCGGCCGATTTCATCGAGGAACGTGTTCTTGGTCAGGATCGTGACGATCGCGAAGTTGCCGACGACCGACGCCGTCACCGGCATCACGATGTGCCACAGATAGTCGAGCGCCTTTCCGATCAGCGTCAGGTCGTCGAAGTTGTCGGACGTGAGCCCGCGCATCGGGAACACCTGCCAGAACGTGCCGCCGCCGAACAGCATCAGCAGCAGCACGCCGAGCACGAAGCCCGGCACCGCGTAGCCGGCCAGCACCAGCACGCTCGTCACGGTGTCGAACCGCGACCCGTTGCGCACCGCCTTCGCGATGCCGAGCGGCACCGACACCAGGTACGTGAGGATCACCGTCCACATCCCGAGCGTGATCGACACCGGCAGCTTCGAGCGGATCACGTCCCACACGCGCGCATGGACGAAGTACGAGTCGCCGAGGTCGAATCGCGCGTATGCCTTCAGCATCATCCAGTAGCGCTCGAGCGGCGGCTTGTCGAAGCCGAACTGCCTGCGGATCTGCTCGACCTGCTGCGGATCGACGCCCTGGCTGCCGTGGTAGCCCCCGCCTCCGCCGCCCGCCTCGCCGCCGTGCGCGCTGCCGTGGCGCAACTGCGTGAGGACCTGCTCGACCGGGCCGCCCGGCACGAACTGCGTGACCGCGAACGTGATCGTCACGACGCCGATCAGCGTCGGGACCATCAGCAGCAGCCGCCGGAATATGTAGCCAATCATCGTGGTGCTCTCCGTTCCGTCATGTACCGGAAACCCGCGCGGCGCCCGCCGGTTTCTTCCGGTACCAGTAGCTGATGATCCAGTCCTCGTACTGGTAGGAATCCGGAACGATGGCCGGATGTCCGTAGCTCGCCTTGT from Burkholderia cepacia ATCC 25416 harbors:
- a CDS encoding ABC transporter permease, coding for MSSSTPVSSSTAWTAERDRAGQSPSPWRRTWLRFRAQPLGYWSFVIFVALFAISLFADVLSNDRPLVLRYDGHYAFPIVKDYPETRFGGDFPAKTNYLDPAIRANLDARGNFAIFPPNRYRYDTIDYFASRPYPAPPSSSNWLGTDQFGRDVLARLLYGFRLSVLMAFALTASGMLIGVLAGAVQGFYGGRTDLIGQRLIEIWSALPDLYLLIIFASIFTPSLWLLFVLLSMFGWLVLSDYVRAEFLRNRALDYVKAARTMGLSNAQIIWRHVLPNSLTPVITFLPFRMSAAILSLTSLDFLGLGVPPPTPSLGELLKQGKNNLDAWWISVSAFAALVVTLLLLTFIGDALRNALDARTRGSAFGGGR
- a CDS encoding microcin C ABC transporter permease YejB, which encodes MIGYIFRRLLLMVPTLIGVVTITFAVTQFVPGGPVEQVLTQLRHGSAHGGEAGGGGGGYHGSQGVDPQQVEQIRRQFGFDKPPLERYWMMLKAYARFDLGDSYFVHARVWDVIRSKLPVSITLGMWTVILTYLVSVPLGIAKAVRNGSRFDTVTSVLVLAGYAVPGFVLGVLLLMLFGGGTFWQVFPMRGLTSDNFDDLTLIGKALDYLWHIVMPVTASVVGNFAIVTILTKNTFLDEIGRQYVLTARAKGVPERDVLWKHVLRNAAIPLLTGLPAAFVGAFLNGNLLIETLFSLDGMGQLSYDSVIRRDYPVVLGSLFLFTLIGLLTKLIADICYVLVDPRIQFNSLDR
- a CDS encoding recombination-associated protein RdgC, whose translation is MWFKNLQLHRLPAPWAVTPDQMEAWLAPYAFQPCNSIEMQRFGWASPRDDGALVYSNNRQMLLVFRSEKKLLPASVINQVTKARALEVEEQQGFKVGRKQLRELKEQITDELLPRAFSIRRDTRVWIDTVNGWLVIDAASQALADEIRGLLVKSIDQLPLAGVQVAHSPVAAMTDWLLSGEAPGGFTVDQDAELRSSGEGGATVRYVGHALEANDMRRHIEAGKQCMRLAMTWNDRISFVLTPSLTIKRVSPLDVIKEAADPTAQNDDERFDSDVTLMTGELARMLADLVESLGGEQQHDSIQKAAA
- a CDS encoding ABC transporter ATP-binding protein; its protein translation is MTNPLLEMDGFSARFGDRTVVRELSLSVERGERVALVGESGSGKSVTALSIMRLVRQASLSGRVLFDGEDLLTKSERQMRGIRGADIAMVFQEPMTALNPLYTIGKQIAESLRLHEGLRPGAARTRGIELLRRTGIPEPERRIDSFPHQLSGGQRQRAMIAMALACRPRLLLADEPTTALDVTVRQQIVDLLLDLQEQEAAARGMAVLLITHDLNLVRRFAQRVAVMEHGVLVEANETGALFDAPRHPYTRRLLDSAPRRAIEPVAADARTILDVRALAVDYRTTAKGWRAVFGQTAFRAVHDAQLSLRRGETVGIVGESGSGKSTLASAVLGLQRPASGEIEIDGLPLAALRAKAERRALYGRLQVVFQDPFGSLAPRMTIEQIVGEGLALHRPELAGAARRARVAALLEEVGLPADTMLRYPHEFSGGQRQRIAIARALAVEPELLVLDEPTSALDVSIQKQVLALLTSLQARYRLSYLFITHDLAVMRAMAHRVIVMQAGRIVEEGDTLQVLNSPSHPYTRALLASSMLDDAAGAQIVQVCAGSTDRSARLIP